In one Bacillus sp. PK3_68 genomic region, the following are encoded:
- a CDS encoding ABC transporter permease: protein MKSNRGTWPAALTILAFFLAWEIAARMVNMLFILPPPTGILSKLWELREPLFIEHLPITLVIILIGLTISILLGAGMAVWMSVSPAAEKVIYPLIISSQMIPIIALAPIFVLWFGYSIWSKVVVTVLITFFPITVNTYDGLQSASKELKELMMTMGAGKKEIFTKLVVPSALPHFYSGLKVAVTLSVIGAAIGEWLGAQAGLGYFSRRMMTQFDGAAVFAPIVLLSAIGIVLFVIVKFIEQKSLKWRKS, encoded by the coding sequence ATGAAAAGCAACAGGGGCACATGGCCAGCTGCTTTGACAATTTTAGCATTTTTCCTGGCTTGGGAAATCGCGGCACGAATGGTCAATATGCTATTTATTCTCCCGCCTCCGACCGGCATTCTCAGTAAGCTGTGGGAATTAAGAGAACCGCTGTTCATTGAACACTTGCCAATTACGCTAGTCATTATTTTAATTGGCTTAACTATCTCCATTTTACTAGGCGCCGGAATGGCCGTTTGGATGAGTGTGAGCCCAGCCGCTGAAAAAGTGATTTACCCGCTGATCATTTCTTCACAAATGATCCCGATTATTGCTCTGGCCCCCATTTTTGTTCTTTGGTTCGGTTACTCAATTTGGAGCAAAGTAGTTGTGACTGTTTTAATCACATTTTTTCCTATCACGGTGAATACATATGATGGGCTGCAATCAGCCAGTAAAGAGTTGAAAGAGCTAATGATGACAATGGGGGCAGGGAAGAAAGAGATATTTACCAAGCTAGTTGTTCCTTCCGCCTTGCCTCATTTTTATTCAGGACTGAAGGTAGCTGTTACATTAAGCGTGATTGGAGCTGCTATCGGAGAATGGCTTGGAGCACAGGCTGGTCTCGGTTATTTCAGCCGACGAATGATGACTCAATTTGATGGGGCGGCTGTTTTTGCTCCGATTGTATTGCTGTCGGCGATCGGCATTGTTCTATTTGTCATTGTAAAATTCATTGAGCAAAAATCATTAAAATGGAGGAAGTCATAA
- a CDS encoding ABC transporter substrate-binding protein: protein MRKWLLALFVIVLAGCSSNDASEKKIAAGAGEKQKEKVTIMLDWYPNAVHSFLYVAEEKGYFKEEGVDVDIQFPASPTDPINLAATGKVTLGISYQPDVIMARTEQGVNVKSIGAIVRSPLNRVMFLKDSPIKAPKDLEGKTVGFTGIPLNEAIVGTMVEKDKGNPEKVKMIDVGFELNSAVVTKKADAVVGAYINHEVPLLKHEGYETNNLDPTKYGVPNFYELVAVTSDETWEKQQDVIKAFWRAAEKGFNYTEQHPDEALQILLSKQDEANFPLIEEVEKESLKILLPKMKSEKGFGSQTKEPWIETAEWMKKTGLIKKEPKLEELFINIAE from the coding sequence ATGAGAAAATGGTTACTGGCATTGTTTGTGATAGTGCTTGCCGGCTGCAGTTCTAACGATGCAAGTGAAAAGAAAATAGCGGCAGGAGCCGGAGAGAAACAGAAAGAAAAAGTGACAATTATGCTTGACTGGTATCCCAACGCCGTTCACAGTTTCTTATACGTAGCGGAAGAAAAAGGCTACTTTAAAGAGGAAGGAGTTGACGTGGATATTCAGTTTCCAGCCAGCCCGACTGATCCCATCAATCTAGCTGCTACTGGAAAAGTAACACTTGGTATTTCTTATCAACCCGACGTTATTATGGCGCGGACAGAACAGGGAGTGAACGTAAAATCTATCGGTGCTATCGTCCGATCCCCATTAAATCGAGTGATGTTTTTAAAGGACAGCCCAATCAAGGCTCCGAAGGATTTAGAGGGAAAAACAGTCGGATTTACTGGTATTCCTCTAAATGAAGCGATCGTTGGCACAATGGTGGAAAAAGATAAAGGGAATCCGGAAAAAGTAAAAATGATTGATGTTGGTTTTGAACTAAACTCGGCTGTTGTGACGAAAAAAGCCGATGCAGTGGTCGGAGCCTATATTAACCACGAAGTGCCGCTGTTAAAGCATGAAGGATATGAAACAAATAATTTGGACCCAACAAAGTATGGCGTACCTAATTTCTATGAGCTGGTGGCAGTTACGAGTGACGAAACGTGGGAGAAACAGCAAGATGTCATCAAAGCCTTTTGGCGGGCGGCAGAAAAAGGATTTAATTATACCGAACAGCACCCTGATGAAGCCTTGCAAATTTTATTAAGCAAGCAGGATGAGGCTAATTTTCCGCTTATAGAGGAGGTGGAAAAAGAAAGTCTTAAGATTCTTCTTCCAAAAATGAAGTCAGAGAAAGGCTTTGGAAGCCAAACGAAAGAGCCGTGGATAGAAACAGCCGAATGGATGAAGAAAACGGGCTTGATTAAAAAAGAGCCTAAATTAGAAGAGCTGTTTATAAACATTGCTGAGTGA
- a CDS encoding uroporphyrinogen-III synthase: protein MGKGLEGKRIVIAGSRKTEEMSMIIEKQGGLPLVRPLQGTVFLAEEAVGPEIKELISQPADWIIFTTGIGTEALVNAADQLGIRNEFLQVVQQAKVATRGYKTVAALKKIDISPVAVDDDGTTAGLIRALEKEDFIKKRVAVQLHGEKAPSLTKFLHEKEAHVQYLLPYRHHAPDEEVVEKTLNEILNKEIEAICFTTAIQVRSLFEHAKQKGKVEELLAAFASGPLAGAVGQVTAEALAEEGVTRMIVPELERMGALIMELSRYYQHRDR, encoded by the coding sequence GTGGGAAAAGGACTGGAAGGAAAAAGAATTGTCATTGCGGGCTCAAGGAAAACAGAAGAAATGAGTATGATCATTGAAAAGCAAGGCGGTCTGCCTCTCGTCCGCCCCTTACAGGGAACGGTATTTTTAGCAGAGGAAGCAGTTGGACCTGAAATTAAAGAACTGATCAGCCAGCCGGCGGATTGGATTATTTTCACGACAGGTATCGGCACGGAAGCGTTAGTAAATGCTGCTGATCAGTTGGGAATAAGGAACGAATTTTTGCAGGTGGTGCAACAGGCAAAGGTAGCTACTAGAGGCTATAAAACGGTAGCCGCTTTAAAGAAAATAGACATAAGCCCTGTTGCAGTAGATGATGACGGGACTACAGCCGGATTGATTCGGGCACTCGAAAAAGAAGATTTCATAAAGAAACGTGTTGCTGTTCAACTGCACGGTGAAAAAGCACCGTCATTGACGAAGTTTTTACATGAGAAAGAGGCACACGTTCAGTACTTATTGCCTTACCGTCATCACGCACCTGATGAGGAAGTAGTAGAGAAAACACTGAATGAAATCTTAAACAAAGAAATAGAGGCCATTTGTTTTACAACGGCGATTCAAGTGCGTTCGCTGTTTGAACATGCCAAGCAAAAAGGCAAGGTAGAAGAACTGCTTGCTGCCTTTGCCTCTGGGCCATTAGCTGGCGCGGTCGGACAAGTAACGGCTGAAGCGCTGGCAGAAGAAGGCGTTACCCGTATGATTGTGCCGGAGTTGGAAAGAATGGGAGCCCTGATTATGGAGCTGTCACGGTATTATCAGCACAGAGATCGATAA
- the thiM gene encoding hydroxyethylthiazole kinase has protein sequence MNHRVVSQTLAQVRAQSPLVHNITNVVVTNFTANGLLALGASPVMAHAKEEAADMARIAGALVINIGTLDEEKVASMIIAGKAANEAGVPVIFDPVGAGATAYRTAAASRIINEVKVDVLRGNAAEVANVIGKKWAIKGVDAGKNQGNLIELAKEAAAKWQMTTVITGEADIIAGQNSLFVVRNGHPMLTKVTGTGCLLSAVIGAFCAVEKNIGIAAASAVAVYGVAAEAAMKIRGEEGPGSFQIEFLNQLAKVEEKNIEAFAKIETLLTNGGGENGSEQSTDDRRF, from the coding sequence ATGAATCATCGAGTCGTCAGTCAAACACTTGCACAAGTAAGAGCGCAAAGCCCGCTTGTACACAATATTACGAATGTAGTTGTTACAAATTTTACAGCCAATGGATTGCTCGCTCTCGGGGCTTCTCCTGTCATGGCGCACGCAAAAGAAGAAGCGGCAGATATGGCAAGGATCGCCGGGGCGCTCGTGATAAATATTGGTACATTAGATGAAGAAAAAGTAGCATCTATGATCATAGCAGGAAAAGCAGCCAATGAGGCAGGAGTGCCGGTTATCTTCGATCCCGTGGGAGCAGGGGCAACGGCTTACCGGACAGCAGCTGCTTCTCGAATTATCAATGAGGTAAAGGTCGATGTGTTAAGAGGGAACGCGGCGGAAGTTGCAAATGTGATCGGGAAGAAATGGGCGATTAAGGGGGTAGACGCTGGGAAAAACCAGGGGAACCTGATAGAGCTTGCTAAAGAGGCAGCGGCGAAATGGCAAATGACCACGGTTATTACAGGGGAGGCAGATATTATCGCCGGCCAGAATTCGCTTTTCGTTGTCCGTAATGGCCATCCGATGCTTACGAAAGTGACTGGCACTGGCTGTTTGTTAAGTGCGGTGATCGGTGCATTCTGTGCCGTGGAGAAAAATATAGGAATTGCGGCAGCTAGTGCCGTCGCAGTATATGGAGTAGCAGCAGAAGCGGCTATGAAGATTCGCGGTGAGGAAGGGCCCGGAAGTTTTCAAATAGAATTTTTAAACCAGCTGGCTAAGGTCGAAGAAAAGAATATTGAAGCCTTTGCCAAAATAGAAACCCTTTTAACTAATGGAGGTGGAGAAAATGGAAGTGAGCAAAGCACTGACGATCGCCGGTTCTGA
- the thiD gene encoding bifunctional hydroxymethylpyrimidine kinase/phosphomethylpyrimidine kinase, whose translation MEVSKALTIAGSDSGGGAGIQADLKTFQELGVYGMSALTAVTAQNTLGVHGVYPMTPKAVEAQIEAIGEDMGTDALKTGMLFSDEIIQTVARGIERFGWKQVVVDPVMIAKGGASLLQTDAIRAMKEYLIPLAMVVTPNIPEAEVLTNMMIRSLDDRKRAAEKLHKLGARHVVIKGGHAEDDEKLIDLLYDGKDFFYFTNNRILTKNTHGTGCTFAAAMTAELARGQAIKKAVDVAVNYVQAAIEMDLKIGKGHGPTNHWAFKRKGVPTDAAY comes from the coding sequence ATGGAAGTGAGCAAAGCACTGACGATCGCCGGTTCTGACAGCGGAGGGGGCGCAGGGATTCAAGCCGACTTAAAAACCTTCCAGGAACTTGGCGTATACGGCATGTCTGCACTGACCGCGGTCACGGCACAAAATACACTCGGTGTGCATGGTGTTTACCCAATGACCCCGAAAGCAGTAGAGGCACAAATTGAAGCAATCGGTGAGGACATGGGAACGGATGCTCTGAAGACCGGAATGCTATTCAGCGACGAGATTATTCAAACAGTAGCTCGCGGGATTGAGAGATTTGGCTGGAAACAGGTTGTCGTTGATCCGGTCATGATTGCTAAAGGAGGGGCTTCTCTATTGCAGACAGACGCCATCAGAGCAATGAAAGAGTATTTGATCCCGCTTGCTATGGTTGTGACTCCCAATATTCCAGAAGCAGAGGTGCTGACAAACATGATGATTCGATCTCTTGATGATCGCAAGCGGGCTGCCGAGAAGCTGCATAAGTTAGGAGCCAGACATGTAGTCATTAAAGGAGGACATGCAGAAGACGACGAGAAACTAATAGATCTTCTGTATGACGGCAAAGACTTTTTTTACTTCACAAATAATCGCATTTTAACTAAAAACACGCATGGGACGGGCTGTACATTTGCTGCAGCTATGACTGCAGAGCTTGCTCGGGGACAAGCGATAAAAAAGGCAGTTGATGTGGCTGTCAACTACGTACAAGCGGCCATTGAGATGGATTTGAAAATTGGAAAAGGACATGGCCCAACCAACCATTGGGCATTTAAAAGAAAAGGGGTGCCTACCGATGCGGCCTATTAG
- the thiE gene encoding thiamine phosphate synthase, translating into MRPISEERIKEFLQVYFIMGSANCLIDPIRTLREAIAGGITFFQFREKGSNALIGEKKLELAAELQKVCRHHSVPFIVNDDVELAVQLEADGIHIGQEDESLSVVRKIMPEKIIGISVHTMEEVEKAIEDGADYLGVGPIFPTSTKTDTKPVQGTSLIEEIRAAGISIPIVGIGGIHAGNAAEVVANGANGVSVITAISQAPSPKEAAEQLRRAISRK; encoded by the coding sequence ATGCGGCCTATTAGTGAAGAGCGCATAAAAGAATTTCTTCAAGTTTATTTTATTATGGGCAGCGCTAATTGTTTGATAGATCCGATAAGGACCCTGAGAGAGGCCATTGCCGGGGGCATTACTTTTTTTCAGTTTCGTGAAAAAGGCTCTAATGCCTTGATTGGTGAGAAAAAACTTGAATTGGCAGCTGAACTTCAGAAGGTTTGCCGTCATCATTCTGTACCCTTTATCGTGAACGATGATGTCGAGCTGGCTGTTCAACTAGAGGCCGATGGCATACATATCGGCCAGGAGGATGAATCTCTTTCAGTTGTCCGTAAAATAATGCCCGAAAAGATTATTGGAATTTCAGTCCATACAATGGAGGAAGTTGAAAAAGCCATTGAGGATGGGGCAGATTATTTAGGGGTTGGTCCAATATTTCCTACCTCTACTAAAACTGATACAAAACCGGTTCAAGGAACCAGTCTAATTGAAGAAATAAGGGCTGCGGGCATATCTATACCCATCGTAGGGATTGGCGGCATTCATGCAGGCAATGCAGCTGAAGTAGTAGCAAATGGAGCGAATGGAGTATCAGTGATCACGGCCATTAGCCAAGCGCCATCGCCGAAAGAGGCAGCAGAGCAATTAAGAAGAGCTATTTCAAGAAAGTAG
- a CDS encoding PAS domain S-box protein — protein MDEMCTEQAAANKTVKWFAEKARNILLLLDEQGNIKYANQAFQRLMALSLSDRTNQSFFHFIHEEDREEAASRLLFLEKSTSFTPFTSRYSYKNGRYGHLFWQEAEKTEEGWIRVIAEPIEEENEGSWLYFLANHTEDPGYIIDLYGRVLLINEAFEQLYGWKKKEIIGRPSPVIPKDHWHEWHEKIEEVRKSKKPVTFQTVRKKETELLFRCLPLYLLFMNGLAVCFSA, from the coding sequence ATGGATGAAATGTGTACAGAACAGGCTGCTGCGAATAAAACAGTAAAATGGTTCGCAGAGAAGGCAAGAAATATATTGCTCTTACTAGATGAACAAGGGAATATCAAGTACGCTAATCAAGCTTTTCAAAGGCTGATGGCTCTTTCTCTTTCAGACAGAACGAATCAGTCCTTTTTCCATTTCATTCATGAAGAAGATCGAGAGGAGGCAGCTAGTCGGCTTTTATTTTTAGAGAAAAGCACTTCATTTACTCCTTTCACGAGCCGTTATTCTTATAAAAATGGGAGGTATGGACATTTATTTTGGCAAGAAGCGGAGAAAACAGAGGAAGGATGGATACGAGTGATCGCTGAACCTATTGAAGAAGAGAATGAGGGCAGCTGGCTGTACTTTCTGGCCAATCATACAGAGGACCCGGGATATATCATTGATCTATACGGGCGAGTTCTTTTGATAAATGAAGCATTCGAACAGCTATATGGCTGGAAAAAAAAGGAGATCATCGGACGCCCTTCTCCAGTTATACCCAAAGACCATTGGCATGAATGGCACGAGAAAATTGAGGAAGTGCGTAAAAGTAAAAAGCCTGTTACCTTTCAAACAGTCAGAAAAAAAGAGACGGAACTACTTTTCCGGTGTCTGCCACTATATCTCCTATTTATGAACGGACTGGCCGTGTGTTTCTCTGCTTAA
- a CDS encoding PAS domain-containing sensor histidine kinase, producing the protein MSATISPIYERTGRVFLCLILTKDLTEYYETRRLVELQNKVIAERERLLLDITENITEMISLFDLKLNKFLYISPSYEKFFNINIETLYEKPEIILENCHPEDLPNVVEFFCKPTNGTKELEYRVLKNKSGEPGWMTTKVTPIADEYGTINRWINISRDITELKKREQMIRKWDKLSAVGQLAAGIAHEVRNPLTSVKGFMQLLAQETNNKYTDIILSELERIEFIMNEFLILAKPHQDVQMKLSNINEVLSEVVVFMKPEALLYSVDIHQDFDKNLPFVQCEPKQIKQVIINLIKNAIDAMPSGGNIYLTTSITSDSQVAIEVRDEGAGMPIERLERLGEPFYSNKEKGTGLGLMMCYKIIENHEGTIHFTSREGDGTTARVLLPSAYNLS; encoded by the coding sequence GTGTCTGCCACTATATCTCCTATTTATGAACGGACTGGCCGTGTGTTTCTCTGCTTAATTTTAACGAAAGACTTAACTGAGTATTATGAAACAAGGCGGCTTGTTGAACTGCAAAATAAAGTCATTGCTGAGCGAGAAAGATTGCTTTTAGATATTACAGAGAATATTACTGAAATGATCAGCCTTTTTGATTTGAAGTTAAATAAGTTTCTCTATATTAGTCCTTCCTACGAAAAGTTCTTTAATATTAATATAGAGACGTTGTACGAAAAGCCGGAGATCATATTGGAAAATTGTCACCCGGAAGACCTGCCAAATGTCGTTGAATTTTTTTGTAAACCGACGAACGGGACAAAGGAGCTTGAATATCGGGTACTAAAGAACAAATCAGGAGAGCCAGGGTGGATGACGACAAAAGTGACACCGATTGCGGATGAGTATGGAACTATTAACCGCTGGATTAACATTAGCAGGGATATTACCGAATTAAAGAAAAGAGAACAGATGATCCGGAAGTGGGATAAGTTAAGCGCGGTCGGCCAACTGGCGGCAGGCATTGCCCATGAGGTTAGGAATCCGCTTACATCTGTAAAAGGATTTATGCAGCTGCTCGCTCAAGAAACGAATAATAAGTATACAGATATTATTTTGTCCGAGTTAGAAAGAATTGAATTTATTATGAATGAATTTTTAATACTGGCAAAGCCTCATCAGGATGTACAGATGAAGCTCAGTAATATTAATGAAGTACTGAGTGAGGTTGTAGTCTTCATGAAACCGGAAGCGCTTTTATACAGTGTGGATATTCATCAGGATTTTGATAAGAATCTTCCTTTTGTACAGTGCGAGCCTAAACAGATCAAACAAGTCATTATAAATTTAATAAAAAATGCCATTGATGCCATGCCTTCAGGAGGAAATATCTATTTAACTACCAGCATAACGAGTGACAGCCAAGTAGCGATTGAAGTGAGAGATGAAGGGGCTGGCATGCCGATCGAGCGTCTAGAACGTTTAGGTGAACCCTTTTATTCAAACAAAGAAAAAGGAACAGGGCTGGGGCTAATGATGTGTTACAAAATTATTGAAAATCATGAAGGCACCATTCATTTTACAAGCAGGGAAGGAGATGGGACCACCGCACGTGTGCTTCTCCCTTCCGCTTACAATCTTTCATAA
- a CDS encoding DUF2071 domain-containing protein, producing the protein MNEAFLHLKHRPLPLPPSHWVMTQTWSNVLFMHWPIHPVTMKNLLPPFLQVDLYGGMAWLGIVPFQVSSMRFHGLPPIPLLRSFLQLNVRTYVMHKGVPGVYFFNLDVNHLPSVIGARLFYSLPFRQSNMAAVVNNSCHFQSSYSVGQNREELDVFTSLCLPLIQQRKKHLIIGHRSATASLQKGEISCIGGYSPYKMGLAKSRSNNFS; encoded by the coding sequence TTGAATGAAGCCTTCCTGCATTTAAAACACCGGCCGCTCCCTCTGCCTCCTTCCCATTGGGTGATGACGCAAACGTGGTCCAACGTATTATTTATGCACTGGCCTATTCATCCAGTCACTATGAAAAACCTGCTCCCTCCTTTTCTTCAGGTTGACTTATATGGAGGCATGGCATGGCTGGGTATCGTTCCATTCCAAGTATCCAGCATGCGTTTTCATGGATTGCCCCCCATTCCGTTGCTGCGTTCTTTTTTGCAACTAAATGTTCGCACATATGTCATGCACAAAGGCGTTCCAGGAGTTTATTTTTTTAATTTGGACGTAAATCATTTGCCTTCTGTTATTGGGGCCCGTCTTTTTTATTCACTGCCTTTTCGCCAATCAAACATGGCAGCCGTTGTAAATAACAGCTGCCATTTTCAAAGTTCTTATTCTGTTGGACAAAACCGGGAAGAGCTTGATGTTTTTACAAGCCTGTGTCTCCCTCTTATTCAGCAGAGAAAGAAACATTTGATTATTGGGCATCGGAGCGCTACTGCCTCTTTACAGAAAGGAGAAATAAGCTGTATCGGGGGATATTCACCATACAAGATGGGCCTTGCAAAAAGCAGAAGTAACAATTTTTCGTAA
- a CDS encoding TraR/DksA C4-type zinc finger protein, with translation MLTAEQLSKLRLQLEKEKQELEERFEGNEHFGLERAHSHESTGELSSYDNHPADEGTELFEREKDIALNEHEENQLKNVVRALEAIERGEYGKCEICGEEIPLERLEALPATAYCIDHSQNKIISHDRPVEEGVLMPPFGKFDFDDSADESVVFDAEDAWQDVARWGTSESPSDFIDPPDHYNDMYIESDENVGYVEDYENFVGVDINGRDIIIYPNEQHEKYEEDLDEEGIMTTFGDLPAFEHDPYVEEREERE, from the coding sequence ATGCTAACAGCAGAACAATTATCTAAACTGCGTCTTCAGTTGGAAAAAGAAAAGCAAGAGCTGGAAGAGCGCTTTGAGGGAAATGAACATTTTGGATTGGAAAGAGCTCATTCTCATGAATCAACGGGCGAGCTGTCTTCTTATGATAATCATCCGGCTGATGAAGGAACGGAATTATTTGAAAGAGAAAAAGATATAGCGCTTAATGAACATGAAGAAAACCAATTGAAAAATGTGGTAAGAGCCCTTGAGGCAATAGAACGTGGCGAATACGGCAAATGTGAGATTTGCGGAGAAGAGATTCCGCTAGAGCGTCTTGAAGCACTCCCTGCCACGGCTTACTGTATTGATCATTCACAGAATAAAATCATATCCCATGACCGTCCAGTAGAAGAAGGAGTGCTTATGCCACCATTTGGTAAGTTTGACTTCGATGATAGTGCGGATGAATCGGTTGTTTTTGATGCAGAGGATGCGTGGCAGGACGTGGCCAGATGGGGGACATCTGAATCTCCGTCCGATTTCATCGATCCGCCTGATCATTACAATGATATGTATATCGAATCGGATGAAAATGTTGGCTACGTAGAGGATTATGAAAACTTCGTCGGTGTAGATATTAACGGAAGGGATATTATCATTTATCCCAATGAGCAACATGAAAAATATGAGGAAGATTTAGATGAGGAAGGAATCATGACGACCTTTGGTGACTTGCCAGCATTTGAACATGATCCTTACGTAGAAGAAAGAGAGGAGAGGGAATAA
- a CDS encoding cation acetate symporter yields MMEALLEPKYFFTFLLMGTIVYITYLSKKNSNASEFFVGGRSFGWFTNGSAIAGDYLSAATFLGLAGLTFSIGYDGAFYTFSFSIGLTLLAIFVAGPLRRFGAYTVADFVAYRFHSKRARLVAVLVVLSISGFYAAPQLLGAAQILSMFFGTSYEFGIIFTCAVMILYVGVGGMKGTTLNQALELWIRLGAFILMVGAAIYGGLHYDKILSAITNFSGSVANTAAFTEDGKEVVANGEAWATSGVLTPNFLHTVSLIVGLSLGTIGLPHILLRFYTNPSAKAARKSALMAIGIASVFFLFAVYLGVVGRALFLEGNLNAEVMKNLVTGGDNMVVPSIAEVLGGKWLLGLVIAGAFAAIFSNLSGLFIASSGALAHDLYASFSKKELSQKQRVTAGKIAILILGVLYGVLGLLVKEASIGHLVALAFTVAASTFTPIFLFGIWWRGMTEKGAIAGLLVGLAVSMIMIFCSPILPEALQFKVPGIITVPIGFLTVYVVSKFDRKVPADVNAFMKKVHSKESEVA; encoded by the coding sequence ATGATGGAAGCACTATTGGAACCAAAGTATTTTTTCACCTTCCTCTTAATGGGTACGATTGTCTACATTACTTATTTATCGAAGAAAAATTCTAATGCCAGCGAATTCTTCGTCGGTGGGCGTTCGTTCGGCTGGTTTACAAATGGTTCAGCTATAGCAGGGGACTATTTGAGTGCAGCCACCTTCCTCGGGCTCGCCGGTTTGACCTTCTCCATTGGTTATGACGGGGCTTTTTATACGTTCAGCTTTTCCATTGGTTTAACGTTGCTCGCTATTTTTGTTGCAGGTCCGCTTAGACGTTTCGGTGCTTACACGGTAGCAGATTTTGTGGCTTACCGTTTTCACAGCAAACGTGCCCGGTTGGTAGCTGTGCTCGTCGTTCTGTCTATTTCTGGCTTTTATGCTGCTCCTCAGCTGCTCGGTGCAGCACAGATTTTAAGCATGTTCTTTGGCACTTCCTATGAATTCGGCATTATTTTCACATGTGCTGTAATGATCCTGTATGTCGGGGTCGGCGGTATGAAAGGAACTACTTTAAATCAGGCTCTTGAGCTTTGGATCCGCCTCGGTGCCTTCATTTTAATGGTCGGTGCAGCTATTTATGGCGGTTTGCATTATGATAAAATTCTTTCTGCTATTACAAACTTCAGCGGCTCAGTAGCCAATACGGCTGCTTTCACTGAAGATGGAAAAGAGGTGGTGGCTAACGGAGAAGCATGGGCAACTTCTGGAGTATTAACACCTAATTTTCTGCATACCGTCTCCTTAATTGTCGGCCTGTCACTTGGAACCATCGGACTTCCTCACATTTTATTACGCTTTTATACAAATCCTAGTGCAAAAGCAGCACGTAAATCGGCTTTAATGGCTATTGGAATTGCCAGTGTCTTTTTTTTATTCGCTGTCTACTTGGGGGTTGTCGGCCGAGCCCTTTTCCTCGAAGGAAATTTAAATGCTGAAGTAATGAAAAACCTTGTCACCGGTGGAGACAATATGGTCGTTCCTTCCATTGCAGAAGTGCTCGGGGGCAAATGGCTGCTCGGCCTTGTAATTGCAGGAGCATTTGCGGCTATTTTTTCTAATCTTTCCGGATTATTTATTGCTAGCTCTGGCGCTTTAGCCCATGATCTATACGCTTCCTTCTCTAAGAAAGAACTGTCACAGAAACAGCGCGTAACAGCTGGAAAAATCGCTATTTTAATTCTTGGCGTTTTATATGGGGTGCTTGGCCTATTAGTAAAGGAAGCCTCTATTGGCCACCTTGTTGCTCTCGCTTTCACAGTAGCAGCTAGCACTTTTACACCGATTTTTTTGTTTGGAATCTGGTGGAGGGGCATGACAGAAAAGGGAGCGATTGCTGGTCTCCTTGTTGGATTGGCTGTTTCCATGATTATGATCTTCTGCTCCCCTATTCTTCCTGAGGCTTTACAATTTAAGGTACCAGGGATTATCACAGTGCCGATTGGCTTCCTAACAGTATACGTCGTTTCAAAATTCGATCGGAAAGTTCCTGCCGATGTGAATGCCTTTATGAAAAAAGTCCACTCAAAGGAAAGTGAAGTCGCTTAA